Proteins found in one Streptomyces sp. CB09001 genomic segment:
- the mltG gene encoding endolytic transglycosylase MltG, with protein sequence MAVPLLTTDDEGESRPTSLVIPEGWRATQVYGAVDKALALPAGTTKKSLAKANLKLPNDAEGNPEGYLFPATYPLGGNPTPEKLLTAMVDTANKKFTGAPVAAGAQRNALNVYQAVTIASIVQAEAAAKEDMGKVARVIFNRLERGMPLQMDSTINYALGRSTLKTTSKDTKIDSPYNSYQRMGLPPTPIASPGDEAMTAAINPTPGDWLYFVTVKPGDTRFTADYAEHRRNVDEFNRLRQSASKQAGAEAAK encoded by the coding sequence GTGGCGGTGCCGCTGCTGACGACGGACGACGAGGGCGAGTCCCGTCCCACGTCCCTGGTGATTCCGGAGGGCTGGCGCGCGACCCAGGTCTACGGAGCCGTCGACAAGGCCCTCGCCCTGCCCGCGGGCACCACCAAGAAGTCCCTGGCCAAGGCCAACCTCAAGCTGCCCAACGACGCCGAGGGCAACCCCGAGGGCTACCTCTTCCCGGCGACCTATCCGCTCGGCGGGAACCCGACTCCGGAGAAGCTGCTGACGGCCATGGTCGACACCGCGAACAAGAAGTTCACCGGCGCGCCGGTCGCCGCGGGCGCCCAGCGCAACGCGCTGAACGTCTATCAGGCGGTCACCATCGCCAGCATCGTGCAGGCGGAGGCCGCGGCCAAGGAGGACATGGGCAAGGTGGCCCGAGTGATCTTCAACCGGCTGGAACGCGGTATGCCGCTGCAGATGGACTCCACCATCAACTACGCGCTGGGCCGGAGCACCTTGAAGACCACCAGCAAGGACACGAAGATCGACAGTCCCTACAACTCGTACCAGCGCATGGGGCTGCCGCCCACCCCCATCGCCAGTCCGGGCGACGAGGCGATGACCGCCGCGATCAACCCGACCCCCGGTGACTGGCTGTACTTCGTCACGGTCAAGCCGGGCGACACGCGCTTCACCGCCGACTACGCCGAACACCGGCGCAACGTGGACGAGTTCAACCGCCTCCGGCAGAGCGCCTCGAAGCAGGCCGGGGCCGAGGCCGCCAAGTGA